From a single Sneathia sanguinegens genomic region:
- the tyrS gene encoding tyrosine--tRNA ligase yields MTEVEIKNEVERQFNILKRGCEELINEEEFKKKLERSIRTGKGLKVKFGIDPTGSDLHLGHAVPIRKLKQFQDLGHEPIFLIGTFTARIGDPTGKSETRKMLSMEQIEKNIKTYMDQISLILDVNKMTVKYNHEWLETLDLTTILNLLSKFTVSQMISREDFAKRLKENKPVSLIEFMYPILQSYDSVHLEADVELGATEQKFNILRGRDLLKDFNKEPQVCMLMPILVGLDGVEKMSKSLNNYIGITDTPNDMFGKIMSISDELMYVYYEQLTEIPMQEIERIKKEVHPMEAKKRLGEELVKIYYSEEAAKSAREYFENLFSKKNLNVELPEVIISEQEVDIIDLLVNKLSFCKSTSEARRLIEQGAVKINDVAIVDIKANIKIIQDMVVKAGKKKIIRIKKENN; encoded by the coding sequence ATGACTGAAGTAGAGATAAAAAATGAAGTTGAAAGACAATTTAATATTCTAAAAAGAGGATGCGAAGAATTAATTAATGAAGAAGAATTTAAGAAAAAACTTGAAAGAAGCATAAGAACAGGAAAAGGGTTAAAAGTTAAATTCGGAATTGATCCAACTGGAAGCGATTTACATTTGGGTCATGCAGTTCCTATTAGAAAATTAAAACAATTCCAAGATTTAGGGCATGAACCAATATTTTTAATTGGAACTTTTACTGCTAGAATTGGTGACCCTACAGGTAAGAGTGAAACTAGAAAAATGCTAAGTATGGAACAAATAGAAAAAAATATAAAAACATATATGGATCAAATTAGTTTGATATTAGATGTAAATAAAATGACAGTGAAATATAATCATGAATGGTTAGAAACACTAGATTTAACAACTATATTGAATCTTTTATCAAAATTTACCGTTTCACAAATGATATCTCGGGAAGATTTTGCAAAAAGACTTAAGGAAAATAAGCCAGTTTCTTTAATTGAATTTATGTATCCAATACTACAATCATATGATTCTGTTCATTTAGAAGCAGATGTTGAATTAGGTGCTACTGAACAAAAATTCAATATCTTAAGAGGAAGAGATTTATTAAAAGATTTTAATAAAGAACCTCAAGTTTGTATGTTAATGCCTATATTAGTAGGTCTTGATGGTGTAGAAAAAATGAGTAAATCATTGAATAACTATATTGGAATAACTGATACTCCTAATGATATGTTTGGGAAGATAATGTCTATTTCTGATGAATTGATGTATGTATATTATGAACAATTAACAGAAATACCAATGCAAGAAATAGAAAGAATAAAAAAAGAAGTTCATCCAATGGAAGCAAAAAAGAGACTAGGAGAAGAATTAGTTAAAATATATTATTCAGAAGAAGCAGCTAAGAGTGCAAGAGAATATTTTGAAAATCTATTTTCTAAGAAAAATTTAAATGTTGAATTACCAGAAGTCATTATTTCTGAACAAGAAGTGGATATAATTGATTTGTTAGTAAATAAATTATCTTTCTGTAAATCAACAAGTGAAGCTAGAAGATTAATAGAACAAGGAGCAGTAAAAATAAACGATGTTGCTATAGTAGATATTAAAGCTAATATTAAGATTATTCAAGACATGGTAGTAAAGGCAGGTAAGAAAAAGATTATAAGAATAAAAAAGGAGAACAATTAA
- a CDS encoding glycerate kinase, with product MKILIAPDSYKASLSSNEICEIFKNTCINQVITCPLADGGEGTVNAIVSAKKGKFFYSFVLGPNYNRIKAKYGVIYSNTVVIEVASCCGMTVVEKKNPYFTTTYGLGQLIRYTLDKGFRNFIIGLGGSCTNDAGLGLLRALGAKFYDRNRKIIKNARDIGDIYEIDLNNFDKRVKKSKFLIACDVTNTFTGPNGASFMYGKQKGANDEMIKKLDSNFSHLEKILNQNLNFLYAGAAGGLGACFKVFFDAKLVRGFDLITKMTNLEQKIQKADLVITGEGRSDIQTKYGKAPYGVLKLAKKYNKPVYLISGRIEDEEELKKLAFDKLIEISPKNINIFYAIKNSKKFLIKTIKILGL from the coding sequence ATGAAAATATTAATAGCTCCTGATTCATACAAAGCTAGCCTTAGCTCAAATGAAATCTGTGAGATTTTTAAAAATACTTGCATTAACCAAGTAATAACTTGTCCTCTTGCCGATGGTGGTGAAGGAACTGTTAATGCAATAGTATCTGCAAAAAAAGGAAAATTTTTTTATTCCTTTGTACTTGGTCCTAATTACAATAGAATAAAAGCTAAATATGGTGTTATATATAGCAATACAGTAGTTATAGAAGTTGCTAGTTGTTGTGGAATGACAGTAGTAGAAAAAAAGAATCCATACTTTACTACAACTTATGGCTTAGGTCAATTAATCCGTTATACATTAGACAAAGGTTTTCGTAATTTTATAATAGGTCTTGGTGGAAGCTGTACTAATGATGCTGGTTTAGGCTTACTTCGTGCATTAGGTGCTAAATTTTATGATAGAAATAGAAAAATAATTAAAAATGCCAGAGATATTGGCGATATTTATGAAATTGATTTAAATAATTTTGATAAAAGAGTAAAAAAAAGTAAATTTTTAATAGCCTGTGATGTTACAAATACTTTTACTGGACCCAATGGAGCTTCATTTATGTATGGAAAGCAAAAAGGTGCTAATGACGAAATGATAAAAAAATTAGATTCTAATTTCTCGCATCTTGAAAAAATATTAAATCAAAATTTAAATTTTCTATATGCTGGTGCTGCAGGTGGTTTAGGTGCCTGCTTCAAAGTTTTTTTCGATGCAAAACTTGTAAGAGGTTTTGATTTAATTACCAAAATGACTAATTTAGAACAAAAAATACAAAAAGCCGACTTAGTTATAACTGGCGAAGGTAGATCAGATATTCAAACAAAATATGGTAAAGCTCCTTATGGGGTACTGAAATTAGCTAAGAAATACAATAAACCCGTATATTTAATCTCTGGTAGAATAGAAGATGAAGAAGAATTAAAAAAACTTGCTTTTGATAAATTAATTGAAATTAGTCCTAAAAATATTAATATATTTTATGCAATTAAAAATTCAAAAAAATTTTTAATAAAAACAATTAAAATTTTAGGATTATAG
- a CDS encoding FAD-dependent oxidoreductase, with translation MFELNLNLEENKKNFKEMRSDLVYDVIVIGAGPAAISSAIYAKRKGMKIGIVAENVGGQVLTTNGIENIIGTVSTTGPEFATSLEKHAKEYEIPFYQGHLVSKIIDGNKKLVVTDNGVEFKTKSIIIATGAKHRELNVKGEEEFKGKGVHYCSTCDGPFYRNLDVIVAGGGNSGVEAALDLANIAKSVTIIEYLPELKADVVLQEKAKSNSKIKIKVNTAIDEIKGDKFVTEVLCKERTTKELENLKIDGVFVEIGLRANTDNFKDIVKTNKIGEIEIDEYNRTSCKGIFAAGDCTTVPYKQIIIALGEGAKAALSAFNYILNN, from the coding sequence ATGTTTGAATTAAATCTTAATTTGGAAGAAAATAAGAAAAATTTTAAAGAAATGAGAAGCGATCTTGTGTATGACGTAATTGTTATAGGAGCAGGTCCAGCAGCAATATCAAGTGCAATATATGCAAAAAGAAAAGGAATGAAAATTGGGATTGTAGCAGAAAATGTTGGAGGTCAAGTTTTAACTACAAATGGTATAGAAAATATTATCGGAACTGTTTCAACAACTGGTCCTGAATTTGCAACTTCTTTAGAAAAACATGCCAAAGAATATGAAATACCTTTTTATCAAGGACATTTAGTTTCTAAAATTATTGATGGAAATAAAAAATTAGTCGTTACAGATAATGGTGTTGAATTTAAGACAAAGTCAATAATTATCGCAACTGGTGCAAAACATAGAGAATTAAATGTTAAGGGTGAAGAAGAATTTAAAGGTAAAGGAGTTCATTATTGTTCAACTTGTGATGGACCTTTTTATAGAAATTTAGATGTAATAGTTGCTGGTGGTGGAAATTCTGGAGTAGAAGCAGCACTTGATTTGGCTAATATCGCTAAAAGTGTAACTATAATAGAATATTTACCTGAACTAAAAGCAGATGTAGTTTTACAAGAAAAAGCAAAATCAAATTCTAAAATTAAAATAAAAGTCAATACAGCTATAGATGAAATCAAAGGGGATAAATTTGTTACTGAGGTCTTATGCAAAGAAAGAACAACAAAGGAATTAGAAAATTTAAAAATAGATGGAGTTTTTGTTGAAATTGGTTTAAGAGCAAATACTGATAATTTTAAAGATATAGTTAAAACTAACAAAATTGGAGAAATAGAAATCGATGAATATAATAGAACAAGTTGTAAGGGTATATTTGCTGCAGGTGATTGCACAACTGTACCATATAAACAAATAATAATTGCTTTAGGTGAAGGAGCAAAGGCAGCCTTATCAGCATTTAACTATATATTAAATAATTAA
- a CDS encoding PAAR-like protein codes for MKEKFFQKEQIPEEIQRFYDDLAMKYLKSDYEVGRETKGEITSEKIGRYLMSQTEIYLIEPNIDLNFLLHCEEGYKKQDELVIFFDKFIRIKDLKEILLEYSGEILDISGIPFIQDNKQIELKDKKLSVELSPAGIYIACHVFGISKLKKLLNKVEIHCRDNIPITEYLDNKSEYDISYITGVLKEKKVIPKVNEKDKSEIDVGEEFIGQNSKGLKEQIKEILPILEKLKNLTQSKKEELIENKNSNEELIEKIKEIIKDNNKTKARLVEDSDSVREKLKEKFEKEYGDKKYTNYFEDVTNSKVDSKERKSFNEILKAVDKKNKDIINQENFDKYRDILKKQVSVIDFLYDICSSSMDPLQTLEDSLCFLSCKYENESRIQQIGNIIKNIFKSKVKEYIINKIEDFTKIKLENSNTNYLTSLGLADVDDIKVDCPTLPLREYPKTKHYRFLKLFKDECLVKKSYSLDKQSKRNFKRARRFLDNLLISLIKSITRVKTKYFDNFPNDKQNILRNYLIYLDEYRQGLDFSDYSFLASIKDFNITNVIISLLKSDKEYKDKSLQKISNLMENKDCKTYLKDGSASKIKKSFKTKQALAYNMKIRSSYNIYNFYEKIYFEVENNEKNKIVCSGAKVSCTMSPDISTLNVLSAKKYIDGKACATIYDNRIIPFKTCTINKVCSPNLSYWLKKTDIQIENKPILLENSKCICTLGGTINITNPNQIKSSLKQIPEIKTEIIYKLDDYKAIENIYSRLERRYFNKYARYVYSVECFARTLAKQCEILFKSELKPRYDEKKLMSYEVYPVVDSKNERLINIKPLAKIIMGYFLGKINSKYENDKWVNIGKKLCKQDVFSEFIEKAKKQLPQLYSPYKISTNENRKCTWMERALFEYMKSYNQYTLQKMVKIYHKEGGGIDADINTPWCASFVNYILNLGFKSPSSQCFYSKEGAKYFKKINKAKYGAILVLNYGNGKGHCSFIVSEDDNGYYCLGGNQSNVIKKSYYKKDKKVQGIYWPR; via the coding sequence ATGAAAGAAAAATTTTTTCAAAAAGAACAAATACCTGAAGAAATTCAAAGATTTTATGATGATTTAGCAATGAAATATCTTAAATCTGATTATGAAGTTGGTAGAGAAACAAAGGGAGAAATTACAAGCGAAAAAATAGGAAGATATTTAATGAGTCAAACTGAAATATATTTAATAGAACCTAATATAGATTTAAATTTTTTATTACATTGTGAGGAAGGTTATAAAAAACAGGATGAACTTGTGATATTTTTTGATAAGTTTATAAGAATTAAAGATTTAAAAGAGATATTACTTGAATATTCTGGTGAAATATTAGATATAAGTGGAATACCCTTTATACAAGATAATAAGCAAATAGAATTAAAAGATAAAAAATTAAGTGTTGAATTAAGTCCAGCTGGTATATATATTGCTTGTCATGTGTTTGGAATAAGTAAATTAAAAAAATTATTAAATAAGGTTGAAATACACTGTAGAGATAATATTCCCATAACAGAATATCTTGATAATAAAAGTGAATATGATATTAGCTATATTACAGGGGTACTTAAAGAAAAAAAAGTTATTCCAAAAGTAAATGAAAAAGATAAGTCTGAAATTGATGTTGGTGAAGAATTTATTGGACAGAATAGTAAAGGTTTAAAAGAACAGATAAAAGAAATATTACCTATTTTAGAAAAACTTAAAAATTTAACTCAAAGTAAAAAAGAAGAACTTATAGAAAATAAAAATTCTAATGAAGAACTTATTGAGAAAATAAAAGAAATAATAAAGGATAATAACAAAACAAAGGCTAGATTGGTTGAAGATAGTGATTCTGTAAGAGAAAAGTTAAAAGAAAAATTTGAAAAAGAATATGGAGACAAAAAGTACACAAATTATTTTGAAGATGTTACAAATTCTAAGGTTGATAGCAAAGAAAGAAAAAGTTTTAATGAGATCTTAAAAGCAGTTGATAAAAAAAATAAAGATATAATTAATCAAGAAAATTTTGATAAATATAGAGATATTTTAAAAAAACAAGTTAGTGTAATAGACTTTTTATATGATATTTGTAGTTCTTCAATGGATCCATTGCAAACTTTGGAAGATTCTTTGTGCTTTTTGAGCTGTAAGTATGAAAATGAAAGTAGAATACAGCAAATAGGGAATATTATAAAAAATATATTTAAATCTAAGGTTAAAGAATATATTATAAATAAAATAGAAGATTTTACTAAGATTAAATTAGAAAATTCAAATACAAATTATTTAACAAGCTTAGGTTTGGCAGATGTTGATGATATTAAAGTTGATTGCCCAACCTTACCTTTAAGGGAATATCCAAAAACAAAACATTATAGATTTTTAAAATTATTTAAAGATGAGTGCTTAGTAAAAAAAAGTTATAGCTTAGACAAACAATCTAAGAGAAATTTTAAAAGAGCAAGAAGATTTTTAGATAATTTATTAATTTCATTAATAAAAAGTATTACGAGAGTAAAAACAAAATATTTTGACAATTTTCCAAATGATAAACAGAATATTCTTAGAAATTATTTAATATATTTAGATGAATATAGACAAGGATTAGATTTTAGTGACTATAGTTTTTTAGCTAGCATTAAAGACTTTAATATTACAAATGTTATTATTTCTTTGCTAAAAAGTGATAAAGAATATAAAGATAAATCTTTACAAAAAATATCTAACTTAATGGAAAATAAGGATTGTAAAACTTATTTAAAAGATGGTAGTGCAAGTAAAATAAAAAAGAGTTTTAAAACAAAACAAGCACTGGCATATAATATGAAGATAAGATCAAGCTATAACATATATAATTTTTATGAAAAAATATATTTTGAAGTTGAAAATAATGAAAAAAATAAAATAGTTTGTTCTGGAGCAAAAGTAAGTTGTACAATGAGCCCAGATATATCAACATTGAATGTATTGAGTGCAAAAAAATATATAGATGGGAAAGCATGTGCAACTATATATGATAATAGGATAATACCTTTTAAAACTTGCACAATAAATAAAGTGTGTTCTCCAAATTTGTCATATTGGTTAAAAAAAACGGATATACAAATAGAAAACAAACCGATATTGCTAGAAAATTCAAAGTGTATTTGTACATTAGGTGGAACTATTAATATTACAAATCCAAATCAAATAAAAAGTAGCTTAAAACAAATTCCTGAAATAAAAACGGAAATAATATATAAATTAGATGACTATAAAGCAATAGAAAATATATATTCCAGATTAGAAAGAAGATATTTTAATAAATATGCAAGATATGTTTATTCAGTTGAATGTTTTGCAAGGACATTAGCGAAACAATGTGAGATATTATTTAAATCTGAATTAAAACCAAGGTATGATGAAAAGAAGTTAATGAGTTATGAGGTATATCCAGTTGTTGATTCTAAAAATGAAAGATTAATAAATATAAAGCCTTTAGCTAAAATAATAATGGGATATTTCTTGGGAAAAATAAATTCAAAATATGAAAATGATAAATGGGTAAATATAGGAAAAAAGTTATGCAAACAAGATGTATTTTCTGAATTTATTGAAAAAGCAAAGAAACAATTACCACAACTTTATTCACCATATAAAATTAGCACTAACGAAAATAGAAAGTGCACATGGATGGAAAGGGCCTTATTTGAATATATGAAAAGTTATAATCAATATACTTTACAAAAAATGGTTAAAATTTATCATAAAGAAGGTGGGGGTATAGATGCAGACATAAATACACCGTGGTGTGCTTCATTTGTAAACTACATTTTAAATTTAGGCTTTAAATCACCTAGTTCACAATGTTTTTATTCTAAAGAGGGAGCTAAATATTTCAAAAAAATAAATAAAGCAAAATATGGGGCTATTTTAGTGCTTAATTATGGAAATGGTAAAGGACACTGTAGTTTCATAGTATCAGAAGATGATAATGGATATTATTGTCTTGGTGGAAATCAATCAAATGTTATAAAAAAAAGTTATTATAAAAAAGATAAAAAGGTACAAGGGATATATTGGCCTAGATAG
- a CDS encoding 5'-nucleotidase, lipoprotein e(P4) family produces the protein MKLSKKIIAILATSIAFTSFAEVKTYTLTANQLMARENTMSTYWYQTSVEAKALYLQGYKLATKNLTNILKKHHNKPYAIVLDIDETVLDNSPYQVQNIKDGTGFNPKTWDEWVQLGVAKAVPGAKEFLNFANKNKVKIYYISDRDDNQIDVTIKNMKKEGLPVQGRDHLLFKGMGTKVERMDKVKKHSNIVMLFGDNICDFGDFSKTSMADRQKKLDELKAEFGDRFIIFPNPMYGSFERTIYKEKNAKTPEEKMKVKHNLLKGYK, from the coding sequence ATGAAATTATCAAAGAAAATTATTGCTATTTTAGCAACAAGTATCGCTTTTACAAGTTTTGCTGAAGTTAAAACTTATACATTAACTGCTAACCAATTAATGGCTAGAGAAAATACCATGAGTACTTATTGGTATCAAACATCTGTTGAAGCAAAAGCTTTATATCTTCAAGGTTATAAGCTTGCTACTAAAAATTTAACTAATATCTTAAAAAAACACCATAATAAACCTTATGCTATAGTTTTAGATATCGATGAAACAGTTTTAGATAATAGTCCATATCAAGTTCAAAATATCAAAGATGGAACTGGTTTCAATCCTAAAACATGGGACGAATGGGTTCAATTAGGTGTAGCAAAAGCTGTTCCTGGTGCTAAGGAATTTTTAAATTTTGCTAATAAGAATAAAGTTAAAATATATTACATTTCTGATAGAGATGACAATCAAATAGATGTTACTATTAAAAATATGAAAAAAGAAGGTTTACCTGTACAAGGTAGAGATCACTTATTATTCAAAGGAATGGGTACAAAAGTTGAAAGAATGGATAAAGTTAAAAAACATTCTAATATAGTTATGTTATTTGGTGATAATATCTGTGATTTTGGAGATTTCTCTAAAACTTCTATGGCAGACAGACAAAAGAAATTAGACGAATTAAAGGCTGAATTTGGTGACAGATTCATTATCTTCCCTAATCCAATGTATGGTAGTTTTGAAAGAACAATTTATAAAGAAAAAAATGCTAAAACTCCTGAAGAAAAAATGAAAGTTAAACATAATTTACTTAAAGGATATAAATAA